The following are encoded together in the Pseudoalteromonas piscicida genome:
- a CDS encoding S1 RNA-binding domain-containing protein → MLGQIKMLTIEELTAEGAYLNGGELGDVFLPRAEVPKHTEEGDSVEVFIYLDNLGHATATTKKPLAQVGEFALLRVKEINKVGAFMDLGIEKDVLAPFNEQKPKMRDGYSYLVRLYLDNASKRICASSALGKFLSKSKAEYEKFEEVDLIVAAKTDLGYKVIVNEKHFGLVFFNDVFKRMYIGQRMKGFVKAVHDEDKIDIVLEKPGIGKVKDLAEIIYSKLEESGGYLPLGDKSDPDAIKRTFSTSKANFKKAIGGLFKDGRIDIEATSISIRKS, encoded by the coding sequence ATGTTAGGTCAAATCAAAATGTTAACCATTGAAGAGCTTACCGCTGAAGGCGCTTATTTAAACGGTGGTGAGCTTGGTGATGTGTTTCTTCCTCGAGCAGAAGTGCCAAAACACACCGAAGAAGGTGACTCTGTTGAAGTGTTTATCTATTTGGATAACTTGGGACACGCAACGGCAACAACCAAAAAGCCACTTGCACAAGTCGGTGAATTTGCCCTGCTTCGCGTAAAAGAGATCAATAAAGTTGGTGCTTTTATGGATTTGGGTATCGAAAAAGACGTGTTAGCGCCTTTCAATGAACAAAAACCAAAAATGCGCGACGGCTATAGCTATTTGGTTAGGCTTTACCTAGACAACGCCAGTAAGCGTATTTGTGCGTCTAGTGCGTTGGGTAAGTTTTTAAGTAAATCAAAAGCCGAGTACGAAAAATTCGAAGAAGTAGACCTAATCGTCGCGGCAAAAACCGATCTTGGCTATAAAGTGATAGTCAATGAAAAACACTTTGGATTGGTCTTTTTCAATGATGTATTTAAGCGCATGTATATTGGTCAGCGCATGAAGGGCTTTGTAAAAGCAGTTCATGACGAAGATAAGATTGATATCGTGTTAGAAAAGCCGGGTATTGGTAAGGTTAAAGACCTTGCGGAAATCATTTATAGCAAGCTCGAAGAAAGTGGGGGCTATTTACCGCTAGGCGATAAGTCAGATCCTGACGCAATCAAGCGTACTTTCTCTACCTCTAAAGCTAACTTTAAAAAAGCCATCGGTGGTTTGTTTAAAGACGGCCGAATTGATATTGAAGCGACTTCTATTTCAATTCGTAAGTCTTAA
- a CDS encoding DEAD/DEAH box helicase has translation MRFTELGIDTRLEQQLAHQGITEPTEIQAHAIPTALAGHDVFAQSKTGSGKTLAFLLPAVQRVMKQKALSKRDPRVVIVAPTRELATQVFSECRALCAGTNIQVCKILGGENYNDQVKALRRDPHFVVGTPGRIADHVENRSLFLGGLELLIFDEADRMFDLGFEKQLDVINDSADHRQRQTLLFSATLDHTQVEASSRQLLKSPKRIMLSNAHQQHEDIKQALYFADHLDHKEALLKHFITQDDVGQCIIFTATRGDTDRLSKLLNEMSIKAVSLSGDMPQSKRLDIMESFSRGIYKVLVTTDVASRGLDLLSVTHVMNFDLPKQAEEYVHRIGRTGRAGFKGTAISFVGPKDWDSYVAIKNYLDEPLRFEEVPGLVGKFKGLKQKPQQSKNRPAESTPKQTSKPKKKPVKKSQPRKVVPPPIDIDGSMPMRRKPKPQTDEE, from the coding sequence TTGAGATTCACTGAACTTGGGATAGATACGCGCCTAGAACAACAACTGGCTCACCAAGGGATCACGGAACCTACCGAGATCCAAGCGCATGCCATCCCAACGGCTCTAGCTGGCCACGATGTTTTTGCGCAGTCTAAAACAGGCTCTGGCAAAACCCTTGCCTTCTTGCTGCCTGCCGTACAGCGTGTAATGAAACAAAAAGCGCTGAGCAAACGCGATCCGCGCGTGGTTATCGTTGCCCCAACTCGTGAACTCGCGACTCAAGTGTTCTCTGAGTGTCGTGCATTGTGTGCTGGCACTAATATTCAAGTCTGTAAGATTTTGGGTGGTGAAAACTACAATGATCAGGTAAAAGCGTTACGCCGCGACCCGCATTTTGTGGTGGGTACTCCTGGTCGTATTGCCGATCACGTTGAAAATCGTTCATTATTTTTAGGCGGTCTTGAACTGCTTATTTTTGATGAAGCAGATCGTATGTTTGACCTTGGCTTTGAAAAACAGTTAGACGTCATTAATGACTCTGCGGATCACCGCCAAAGACAAACGCTGCTATTTTCAGCCACGCTAGACCATACTCAAGTAGAAGCATCGTCACGTCAATTACTTAAATCGCCAAAGCGCATTATGTTAAGCAATGCCCACCAGCAGCATGAAGACATTAAGCAAGCACTCTACTTTGCCGATCATTTAGACCATAAAGAAGCGTTGCTTAAACATTTCATCACACAAGATGACGTAGGCCAGTGCATTATCTTTACCGCAACCCGTGGCGACACAGACCGATTAAGCAAACTACTAAATGAGATGTCGATTAAAGCGGTATCGCTGTCGGGCGATATGCCACAAAGTAAGCGCTTAGACATCATGGAAAGCTTCAGCCGTGGTATCTATAAAGTGCTCGTGACAACAGACGTTGCCTCTCGCGGCCTCGATTTGCTCTCTGTTACTCATGTTATGAATTTTGACTTGCCTAAGCAGGCAGAAGAATATGTCCACCGTATTGGTCGTACAGGACGTGCTGGGTTTAAAGGCACTGCGATTTCATTTGTTGGTCCTAAAGATTGGGATAGCTATGTGGCAATCAAAAACTATCTTGATGAACCACTACGTTTTGAAGAAGTCCCAGGTCTTGTTGGTAAATTCAAAGGACTTAAGCAAAAACCACAGCAGAGTAAAAATCGCCCTGCAGAGTCTACACCGAAGCAAACAAGTAAACCTAAGAAAAAGCCGGTTAAGAAATCACAACCGAGAAAAGTGGTCCCGCCACCGATTGATATTGACGGCTCTATGCCGATGCGTCGTAAACCAAAACCACAAACTGACGAGGAATAA
- a CDS encoding NAD-dependent succinate-semialdehyde dehydrogenase, whose translation MSNTVTTINPATEQPVNEYTLMSSDEAQKAVDLANDCYSFWKKTTFTQRAQKLNRLADLIEQNKSKLVSLMTEEMGKVTEQGEQEVSLCAEICRYTAEHGEKELQDEHRVFEQGHAIITYQPIGVILGIQPWNFPLYQVIRYSVSNVMAGNTTVMKHASNVFGMAKLIEELYLEAGFPKGCYQSLLIDGETASELIKNPHIRGVTFTGSDKIGKQVAKQAAELSKKTVLELGSNDAFVVLADADINKAVSACIQGRIVNNGETCVAAKRFIIVEEIYEQFRDAFVAGFKQLKVGDPTAADTDLGPMARKDLRDELHQQVEESVNAGANCTLGGEIPKQKGFYYPVTILEDVKPGMPAYDDELFGPVASLIRVNDEAEAMMVANDSRYGLGGGIFSEDTQRATELAIKDFDTGMVNINGYSLAQPNLPFGGVKDSGYGREHGGFGIKEFVNVKTVMVASAE comes from the coding sequence ATGTCAAACACAGTAACTACAATTAATCCTGCGACAGAGCAACCCGTTAACGAATATACGTTAATGAGTTCGGATGAAGCGCAAAAGGCAGTGGACTTAGCCAATGACTGTTATTCATTTTGGAAGAAAACCACCTTCACACAAAGAGCGCAAAAGCTAAATAGGCTTGCTGACTTAATTGAACAAAATAAATCTAAGTTAGTCTCACTAATGACCGAGGAAATGGGCAAAGTGACGGAGCAAGGCGAGCAAGAAGTTTCTTTATGTGCTGAAATCTGCCGCTATACCGCTGAGCATGGTGAAAAAGAATTACAGGATGAGCATCGTGTATTTGAGCAGGGACATGCCATTATCACCTATCAACCAATAGGCGTGATCTTAGGAATACAGCCTTGGAACTTTCCGCTTTATCAGGTTATCAGATACAGTGTTTCGAACGTTATGGCGGGTAATACCACGGTAATGAAACATGCCTCAAATGTATTTGGAATGGCTAAATTAATTGAAGAATTGTACCTAGAGGCAGGTTTTCCAAAAGGTTGTTACCAGTCACTGTTAATAGACGGCGAAACGGCAAGCGAATTGATAAAGAATCCACATATTCGCGGTGTGACATTTACCGGTAGTGACAAAATAGGCAAACAAGTTGCAAAACAAGCTGCTGAGCTTTCTAAGAAAACCGTCCTAGAGCTTGGTAGTAACGATGCCTTTGTGGTGCTGGCAGATGCAGATATTAATAAAGCGGTGTCGGCGTGTATCCAAGGTCGTATTGTCAATAACGGTGAAACCTGTGTTGCCGCGAAGCGCTTTATTATTGTTGAAGAAATCTATGAGCAATTTAGAGATGCTTTCGTGGCAGGATTTAAGCAGCTCAAGGTGGGAGACCCAACGGCAGCAGACACCGACTTAGGTCCAATGGCGCGTAAAGACTTACGCGACGAATTACACCAACAAGTTGAAGAATCGGTTAATGCGGGTGCAAACTGTACACTTGGTGGAGAAATTCCAAAGCAAAAAGGATTTTATTATCCTGTCACCATTTTGGAGGACGTTAAACCCGGCATGCCTGCGTATGATGATGAGTTATTTGGCCCTGTGGCGTCGCTTATTCGCGTGAATGATGAGGCCGAGGCAATGATGGTCGCAAATGATTCGCGCTACGGCTTAGGTGGCGGTATTTTTTCTGAAGACACGCAACGTGCGACGGAGCTTGCTATCAAGGATTTTGACACTGGCATGGTGAACATCAATGGCTATTCGCTGGCACAACCGAATTTACCATTTGGTGGTGTGAAAGACAGTGGCTATGGCAGAGAGCATGGCGGCTTTGGGATCAAAGAGTTTGTTAACGTGAAGACTGTGATGGTCGCAAGCGCTGAATAA
- a CDS encoding rhodanese-related sulfurtransferase: MSEQYVVCAMYKFVSLPNYQEIRQPLHDVMEANEVRGTLLLAEEGINGTVAGKREGIDALLAWLDKQPGLDNIVFKESFDETCPFYRTKVKLKKEIVTMGVQGIDPKEVVGTYVKPQDWNALISDPDVVLVDTRNDYEIEIGTFKNAIDPKTKTFREFPEWAQNNLNPEQHKKVAMFCTGGIRCEKSTAYMKEQGFEEVYHLEGGILKYLEEVPKEETMWEGECFVFDNRVAVDHDLNKGSYDQCHACRMPITEEEKQLEEYMEGVSCHHCHKDLTPEQVARFAERQKQIELAKLRGEGHIGHEAQDAIRKRKEEKLAQKEAQRQKR, encoded by the coding sequence ATGTCAGAACAATACGTTGTTTGTGCTATGTACAAATTTGTCTCTTTACCTAACTATCAAGAGATCAGGCAGCCACTTCACGATGTGATGGAAGCGAATGAAGTTCGCGGCACGCTATTACTGGCCGAAGAGGGCATTAACGGTACGGTTGCTGGTAAGCGTGAAGGCATTGATGCTTTGCTTGCTTGGTTAGACAAACAACCGGGCCTTGATAACATCGTTTTTAAAGAGTCGTTCGACGAAACTTGTCCTTTCTACCGCACTAAAGTAAAGCTAAAGAAAGAAATCGTGACCATGGGTGTACAAGGTATCGACCCTAAAGAAGTGGTTGGTACGTATGTAAAACCGCAAGATTGGAATGCATTGATTTCAGACCCTGATGTTGTGCTCGTTGATACTCGCAACGACTATGAAATTGAGATCGGTACGTTTAAAAATGCCATCGACCCTAAAACAAAGACTTTCCGTGAATTTCCAGAATGGGCGCAAAATAACCTTAACCCAGAGCAGCACAAAAAAGTGGCTATGTTCTGTACGGGTGGGATCCGCTGTGAAAAATCAACCGCATACATGAAAGAGCAAGGCTTCGAAGAGGTGTATCACCTAGAAGGCGGTATTCTAAAGTATTTAGAAGAAGTGCCAAAAGAAGAAACCATGTGGGAAGGCGAGTGCTTTGTCTTTGATAACCGTGTTGCAGTCGATCACGACTTAAATAAAGGGTCCTACGACCAATGTCATGCTTGTCGTATGCCTATCACGGAAGAAGAAAAACAACTCGAAGAGTATATGGAAGGGGTGTCTTGTCACCATTGCCATAAAGACTTAACACCAGAGCAAGTGGCACGATTTGCTGAGCGTCAAAAGCAAATTGAGCTGGCAAAGCTTCGCGGCGAAGGTCATATCGGTCACGAAGCACAGGATGCTATTCGTAAGCGTAAAGAAGAAAAGTTAGCGCAAAAAGAAGCGCAACGTCAAAAGCGCTAA
- a CDS encoding patatin-like phospholipase family protein: protein MTDNIRSAIIAEGGGQKGIFTAGVLDAFLEKKFTPFDLKVGVSAGAQNLAAYCARASQYAQTAIESLTTEQQFFRPARFFTGGNVIDLDWYFQQVEHSGKVRFPTEPNHLTPESNFYAVASHLDSLEPHYLHTWHDNMFTHLKASSAIPFLYRPGVKVAGHGMMDGGVADPLPVRWAHSQGAKTIWVIRTIEAHDDGKMPVLERLKPIMRRVNQSPRMFEMYHHYQSRYADAVNFMNSPPEDVNVIQIAPNRPLESMILGSSPETLKSDYKLGFELGLKAVDKWRDMLEVSVM from the coding sequence ATGACAGATAACATACGCTCTGCAATTATCGCCGAGGGCGGAGGCCAAAAAGGTATTTTTACAGCGGGCGTGCTGGATGCTTTTCTTGAGAAAAAGTTTACGCCTTTTGATTTAAAAGTGGGTGTCTCCGCGGGCGCACAAAACCTCGCGGCTTATTGTGCTCGCGCAAGTCAATATGCGCAAACCGCTATCGAATCTCTGACGACGGAGCAGCAGTTTTTCCGTCCCGCGCGATTTTTTACCGGTGGTAATGTCATTGACTTGGATTGGTATTTTCAACAAGTAGAGCACAGCGGCAAAGTACGGTTTCCAACTGAGCCTAATCACCTCACGCCGGAAAGTAACTTTTATGCGGTTGCAAGTCACTTAGACTCGCTTGAGCCACATTATTTGCATACCTGGCACGATAACATGTTTACCCATTTAAAGGCTTCTAGTGCAATCCCTTTTTTATATCGTCCAGGCGTTAAAGTTGCGGGTCACGGCATGATGGATGGTGGTGTAGCCGATCCTTTACCCGTACGCTGGGCACACAGTCAAGGGGCAAAGACTATTTGGGTGATCAGAACCATTGAGGCACATGACGATGGCAAAATGCCTGTGCTTGAGCGCTTAAAGCCAATCATGCGACGCGTTAATCAATCTCCTCGAATGTTTGAAATGTATCATCACTATCAAAGTCGCTATGCCGATGCGGTTAACTTTATGAATTCACCACCCGAAGATGTTAACGTCATTCAAATAGCGCCCAATAGACCACTGGAATCCATGATTTTAGGCTCAAGCCCAGAGACCTTAAAGTCAGATTATAAATTGGGATTTGAACTTGGATTAAAAGCGGTAGATAAATGGCGAGATATGCTTGAAGTAAGTGTAATGTGA
- a CDS encoding L-threonylcarbamoyladenylate synthase translates to MGEASLNTLHLMATDPSAVAQAAELTCDGQLVAVPTETVYGLAADARQPDAVKKIFAAKGRPADHPLIVHLADKSLVTEWVETLPDYFDALADAFWPGPLTIVAKKQAHVSDIVTGGHPTVGLRVPNHPAMLALLQRINSGLAAPSANPYKKISPTTAEQVLFGLSGKIAAVLDGGPCEVGLESTIVDISSATPRILRAGPITKAELEAVLNIKVDEPDVHTVAVPGNVKAHYQPSKPLTLLSTEELVTRLSGQCEANTGVMYYSLQIERMISENSENNELVDLKLGADKAKYAQGLYHGLHQLDQSSATEILLEAPPTTPEWRDVNDRLMRAAAQ, encoded by the coding sequence GTGGGCGAAGCAAGCTTAAATACCTTACATTTAATGGCAACTGATCCAAGCGCAGTGGCGCAAGCGGCTGAGCTTACATGTGATGGTCAACTTGTTGCTGTTCCAACTGAAACCGTTTACGGCTTAGCGGCAGATGCGAGGCAACCTGATGCGGTAAAGAAAATCTTTGCAGCGAAAGGGCGTCCAGCAGATCATCCCTTAATCGTACACCTCGCCGATAAGTCATTGGTCACTGAATGGGTGGAAACATTACCAGACTACTTTGATGCGCTAGCAGATGCGTTTTGGCCGGGGCCACTGACGATCGTTGCCAAAAAGCAAGCTCATGTGAGCGATATCGTGACTGGCGGGCACCCAACGGTGGGTTTACGTGTGCCAAATCATCCCGCGATGCTGGCATTATTGCAGCGCATTAACTCGGGACTTGCCGCACCTTCTGCTAATCCTTACAAAAAAATCAGCCCAACCACCGCCGAGCAAGTTTTGTTTGGATTGTCGGGCAAGATAGCTGCAGTGTTAGACGGCGGCCCATGTGAAGTGGGACTTGAGTCTACGATTGTAGATATATCTTCTGCTACACCGAGGATTTTACGAGCAGGACCAATTACCAAAGCTGAACTCGAAGCGGTGCTAAATATTAAAGTGGATGAGCCTGATGTGCACACCGTAGCCGTTCCCGGTAACGTAAAAGCCCATTACCAACCAAGCAAGCCACTTACCCTGTTGTCAACGGAAGAGTTAGTTACTCGCCTAAGCGGCCAGTGCGAAGCTAACACGGGTGTGATGTATTATTCATTGCAAATTGAGCGAATGATCTCTGAGAATTCAGAAAACAACGAGCTGGTGGATCTCAAACTTGGTGCTGACAAAGCCAAGTATGCGCAGGGACTTTATCACGGTTTACATCAGTTGGATCAATCAAGTGCAACCGAGATTTTGTTGGAAGCACCACCAACAACGCCTGAGTGGCGCGATGTTAACGACAGACTAATGCGCGCGGCCGCACAATAG